The genomic segment GCCGACACTCAAAGACAACATAAAATGCGGAAACTCTTTGATTGACGATTTGGCAGTTTCGGACAAAGCGTTCAGTTGGCGCGCCCAGTTCCCGAAAGTGTTCGCGCAGGGCGGGTTTGACGTTGTGGTCGGGAATCCGCCATATATTAGAATACAAACATTAGATAAAAAAGATATTGATTATTTTAGCAAGAACTATGCCTCAGCAATAGGCAATTATGATATTTATTCTTTATTTGTAGAAAAAGCGGTTAATTTAATAAAGGATTTGGGAAAAGTAGGGTTTATCCTACCAAATAAATTTTTTATATCTAACTATGGGCAACCTTTGAGAAATTTCATCATAACCAATAAAAGTTTAAAAGAAATTGTGAATTTTAAAGATAATCAAATATTTTTGGGCGCGAGCACGTATACTTGTTTGCTTTTTTTAGAAAAATCAAATAACACCCAGATAAAATATTCGGAAATGAATACGATAGAACATATTCATGATTATTTAGTAAAAATACCCCCTCTTTCTTCTTTTGATAATGGAGATCTTAAAACAGGAATGATTCAAGAAGACTCCTTAAAAAATAATGTTTGGAATTTTAATGTGGGAAGTAATCAGAGAATAATAAATCAACTAATAAAAATAAAGACGAATTTAAATCAAATCAAAGAGAATTTTTTTCAGGGTGTGGCTACGAGTGCCGATTCAATATATTTAGTAAAATTAGTTCAGGATTTAGGGGATAAAATAAAAATAAAAAGTGAAGAAACTGGAAAAGAACATATTATTGAAAAGGAATTCACAAAAAGATTAGTAAAAGGAAAAGATATAGAACGGTATTATGTTAATTACGTAAATAGAATTTTAATATTCCCGTATACAAAAACGGATAAAGGATATGAATCATTAACAGAAGAGGAATTACAGAAACATAATGGAATTTATTCTTATTTTAAAGAATTAGAGAATAAGATAAAAGATAGAGAACACAAGAAACTTTCTAAATCAAAAAGTTGGTTTTCTCTTACGTATCCCAGAAGCATTAATCTTTATGATTTACCTAAAATATTAACGCCAAACAGCGCATTTCATTCTTCTTTTTATTTTGATGAGCGAGATAATTATTATATGACCTGCGGAGTTGCTGGTGGATTTGCTTTGATATTAAACAAAGGCCATTCTTTAGATGAAAAATACTTATTAGGAATTCTTAATTCGAAATTGATGGAATATTTAAATCAGAATATAGGAACGTCACTACAAGGAAAGTATTACTCTTATGATCCCAAAATTATAGGACGATACCCAATTATAACTCCTGATAAAAAACAGCAGCAAGAAATAATATCCTTAGTAAATCAGATGCTTGCGCTTCAAAAGAAATATCATAACGATAAAAGCGCGGGGCGCGAAAAGGAACTCTTGGAACAGCAGATTAAGCAGGTGGACTTCGAGATTGATGAGCTGGTGTATAAGATTTATGGAATAACTGAGGAGGAAAGGAAAGTTGTTGAAGAAAGTTTGAGATAGATTGGTGATACTATGCCAAGAAGAAGAGTAACATTTTATGTCCGTAAGAAGGGTAGTAGACGCAAGAAAAAGGTTTCGTTTTTTGCATGGGATTGATACTATGGTTACAAAATACCACCGAACAGTTGAAGATGGAATTGTTCTATTGGGTAATCTATGGATTAAACAAAAAAGAGCAAAAACAGTATATCGAGGAAATCAAAGACCACTTTCGATTGTCGATTACAATTCTAAATCTATGGTAAACTATCAACCTGATGTTTATTTTAAGCTACGTAATAATAAAAAACTAATTTTTGAAGTTTTAGATAGTCAAGAAAAAAAACAAGATCTGATAATTGCGGATGTAATCCAATCATTTTTAATCGAAGATGTAGAGGGTGTTATTTTTGTTTATTCGGGCAATTTACCTGAGAAAATAAGAATAAACGAAGCATTAGTCACTATTGCAAAAGGATTAGTTTATAAGGGCATAAACGAATCTGAGATTCCATTCGATAGATCTGGTAGTATACCGGTAAAGCGTGAAGATGCTATATCTCCAGAAAAGGTAAAAGAAATACTATTGAAGAAAATAAAAGAGATAGAATCTTGTAAGAATGGATCGAATTTCTCAATACAATATTCTAAATATCAATAGAAATTTAGTCCTTCGAAACCCAAAGCACCCCCACCTAAGTCCTCGCCGCCAAACATGCGCCGCTTCTTCTGAAACACTTGTCTAATCAGATATCATGAATTATATCGGCAAGGCATAGGGAATATGTTTATATGCGCGGGTTAATTATTGATTGCCATAGCACCGGAATAATCGAATGGGCATAGGGTGAAAACAGCTATGGACAAAATAAATGTTTTGGGAACTGAAATATCTTATTGCAATTTCCGCGAAGACGACTATATCTCTTTGACAGATATGGTGAAAAATACCGAAAACGGCCTTGCTTTAATCGAAAAATGGCTGAGAAACAAGAACACAATAGAATTCCTCGGAATCTGGGAAGATATAAACAATCCCGATTTTAATTCCCCCGAATTCGAGGGAATTAAAAGCCAAGCAGGCCTGAACAGATTTATTCTTTCTGTCAAGCAATGGACAGAAAAGACAAATTCAATCGGCATTATTGCAAAAGCAGGAAGATATGGCGGAACTTACGCCCATAAAGACATTGCGTTTGAGTTTGCAGCATGGATATCGCCCAAGTTCAAGCTATACCTAATAAAAGAATTTCAAAGGCTGAAGGAAGAAGAGAAAAAACAATTGGGCTGGGACATTAAGCGAAATCTGGCTAAAATTAACTACGCGATCCACACGGGTGCGATAAAAGAAAATCTCATTCCAAAAGAAGTAACTCCGCAGCAGATAAACCTGATTTATGCAATGGAAGCGGACGTACTGAATGTTGCATTATTCGGCATGACGGCAAAAGAGTGGAGGGATGACAATGATGGCAAAAAAGGCAACATACGGGATTATGCAAATGTGTCCCAGCTTATCTGCCTTTCCAATTTGGAAAATTTAAATGCTTTTTTTATTAACGAAGGGCTGCCGCAGGATAAACGGCTGGTCAAATTAAACCAAATTGCAATCCAGCAAATGAAATTGCTGACTGATGATTCCAATGTCAGGAAAATGAAACTGAAAAGCAAGTAATTAAGAGGCAGTTATATACAATCCTTAATAAAAGAATTAACATGAAAACAAAAAAAACACTTATAATCTGCCAATCAATCCATCATGGAAATACTATGGAAATAGCAAAAGTTCTTGCTAATGAATTAAATGCGGAAATTAAAAAACCTTCTGAAGTAAAAAATGAAGAATTAGATAAGTATGATTTAATTGGTTTTGGTTCAGGAATATATGATGGTAAGCATCACATTAGTTTGCTTGATCTTGTAGACAAATCATCAAAGGGTGTTGGTAAAAAAACTTTTATCTTTTCAACTAGCGGGGCTCCTGTTGCTATACTGGGCGATAAGTTTCTAAGCAATTATTCAGTAAAAGCACATGCCGCACTCAAAGATAAGTTAGAATCTAAGGGTTACAAGATTCTTGGTGAGTTCATCGCACCCGGCTTTAATACCAATGTTTTTCTTAAATATATTGGCGGGTTAAATAAAAATAGACCAAATCAAAAAGATTTTGAGAGAGCAAAAGAATTTGCATCAAAAATAAAGGGCAGTTTTTGAGCTCCTCCGTAAAATCAAAGATTTTACTCCGTCCGCGCTCGTCGCTAACACTTCTCACCCTCGCATAATAGGGCTTTGTCGTATGAGGAGGGGCACCTCCGCCAAAAGAACGCGCATCCCCACGTCCGCGCCGCATTAGTTCGACATTTGCAGTGTTTTGAGTAGTCGCGCGCAAAACATATATAAAAACTTGCGACCGAGGAAGCCAGATGAAAGAAGAGGAACTGCTGAAGAAAAGCCTGATTAATCTAATCAAAAGCGCGGACTATCAACTTGGAATTCTGGAAAATGGCGGCACGGAGCTAAATGTCATAAAACTGTACGGGCGGCCCGAGACCCGCAAAATGGCGCTTTACTGTATACTGGATCTGTTAAAGCCATACAAATTCAATTCTGTTGTCGGAAGGGGCATTGGCGGAACGCCGATTGCAACAGAAGTGGCTGATGCAAGAAATGCCAACCTGGTACTTTATTCTCCAAAATCCAGAGATAGGACGGGAAATGCGCTCAAGGCATATAATCTGGAAAAAACCGATACCATAGTACTAGTTGACGACGTAATCTCGAGAAACAAATATCTTGGCATAAAGACAATGATCAGCGAAATAGAGAAGACGAAAGCTGATTTAGTGGGCTGTTTTTTCATTGCGAAAACAAATGATGTTGTATGGGACTTAGACACTGAGTATGCATACGTAATTGATGCAAAAAAAGATATCTTCAACCTGTAAATTGTCAGGAAATGCCGCAATTGCAAGACGCTCATCCATACAATATATTGAAAAATAAACGATACCAGACCCCAAAAGAAATGTTGTACTCCCGCCGGGTCCGCGCTGTCAAACGGGTGGCGCTTCTAAAAGTCAAAAACCAAGCTATTTAAATGTTCTGAAATCATGTAATTAACAGACAGTGGTGATTTTATGGCGATTATACTGGATGGAAATATTGGAAACGAAATAGCCCAAATAGCAAATAAACTATCAGAAAAATACGCGGTTCCTCTGGAACAGCTGGGCATGCTCATACAGTTTGAGTACGGCCAGCATCTTAAAGTCAATAATCTTATGGCCGAAAACGAAACAAAAATCAATACTCTTAAAAGGATTGCTACTGAATTTCTTGAATACACTTTGATTACCGGCCCTGGAAAATGTTTATCAGTGATATTGTCTATTGACCCTCAAAAATACGGGCCAAGATATGAATTCGGATGCGATTACACCATTTTTTCAAAAGATCCGATACTTATAGGAAAAAAAAGAAATATCCTGGAAAGGCTATTGAACAGGAAAGAAAAATAGATGATTCGCTGATGATTTGTACTGAAAAGGAAGATCTGCGTTATTTCTATATTGGAAGCCAGACAGACGGAATAGGCAATGAAGAAAGCGGCATCTCTGATATATCCGATCTTAATAGCTTATGCGGATGCAAAGACAAAGGATGCAGCCTGACGAATTATTTCAGCATAAATGATATATGTGAGATTGATGAGGATTCTTTTTACAGACAAATTGAAGGCGCTTTACTTGAAAGATTGCCGCAATATCCCGAAATTTCGGCAGCCATCAGAAAAGACATCATACCGTTGACGAAAAATGCCATGGATGATATAGTTCATCAACTAATTCAAAATATGGCAATGCCGCAAAAAGTTAATGATGATTCGTTAGGGTATTTTGGATAACGCCATCATCCGCGCGTCTTATCCAGAACCAAAACAATAATCCCTCAAATAATCAATGCAATATCCCCCCCCCAATTAAACCAAAAACATCCGCTTATACGTTCTGCCAGTCTGATTGTTATGAAAGTAAATGACGCGCATTACCATTTTGGATTTAACGGCTTTTTGGGAAGCATTGGACGCGGGAGATTAATTGTTAAAAACAGCTACAACAGCCTTAAGAAAGACTGGGACAAGTACGATATCCAGAATGCTGTTCTTTTTTCCATGCCTGAGCCATCGGGCTATTCAAGGTATTTTTCAGAGCTTGTTCTTGCACTTTCGGGGTACTACCTGTATAAAAAACTCCTTTTTTCCACGCCAATAGATGACTCATTACTGGCGAACAATGATTACTCTGGAATAAATGATACTATCAGCAAACTAAATGACGCTAGAATAGAATTTGTGCCTTTTGTCAATTCAAAATTTGAAATTTCAGACATCGAGCGATTCGATAATATCAAAGGAGTAAAATTCTACGAACCTCACGGCGCAATTCCCGACAGCCTGCTTGATTATCTTAACGAAAACGAGCTCAACATGGTATTGCACCTTTCCGAAGAGAACGATAAAAATCCCGACAAATTCCTTGAAATTGTAGAAAATAACGACGAAATAACGTTTCAGGCAGCTCACTGCGCGAATGGCATTCCTAAAATAATTGACGCTCTTGATGAATATTCCAACCTGTTTGTTGACACAAGCGCATGCACGCACCCATATTACAAATATTATAAAAATATCCCTCTTGAAGACATCACCAAAGAACATACTGATAAGGTGCTCTTTGGTTCGGACGAGCCGTGGACAAGATATGCCGAACAGATACAACAGATAGAGTGCCTTGATTTAAGCAGAACGGATGTGAATAAAATACTCAATCAAAACTATTTCCGGGTTTGGGGATAATAACATTCTTTTGACAATGCGGCGCCAATTACTTCTCAACTGACTCATCGCCGTCCCTGAATTTTGCAGAAACATGGCGCGATTCATAGTATGGCTTTCCGACTGCCTGCGGCAGCAAAGCAAATATGTGTTTTGGCCAGGATACTTGTCGCCTTTCTTCCATTCGACAGAATTGCCGTCTTTGTGCCTAGAATTTCCTTTGCATCAAAAGCATTTATATACGGAGAATCAAAATAGTATCTATGCTGCCATTCCAACTGGATCCCACCGAAGCATATGTTATGCTTAAGCCTCTGGCGCTTTTTGTCGGCGGCATGGTTTTTTATTCCGTATTCATCTTCAATTTCTACAAATTTTTGGCAAAAAAAGACCTTCTCGCTTTGAACCTCCACCAATATAATGCAGTAGAGCACGCGTTCATAAAAAAGGCATACCATGTTTTCCTTTACATACTGGAATACATCATAGTGATACCGATATGCACGTTCTTCTGGTTCATCGTACTTGCCGCAATGCTGACATTCCTTGCAAAAGAGCAGACAGTCCAAAGCGTTCTTCTGGCATCAATAAGTGTTGTCAGCGCAGTCAGAGTCACTGCATACTATAATGAAGACCTGTCCAAGGATCTTGCAAAGATGCTGCCTTTTGCACTGCTTGGCATATTCATCATTGATACATCATATTTCTCTTTTACAACGTCAATTGAAACTCTAAAAAGTTTTCCATCCTATTGGAAGCTATTATTATATTACTTCGGATTTGCAGTACTGCTGGAATTTGTTATGCGGATACTGCATATGCTTTTTGGCTCAAGCACTGAAGAAGAAATTCCTAAAGAAGGCGATGCAACCATTAATTAGCCGCGGCATATCTTTAATAACCGCAAAGCCAGGTTATTAGTAAACCTACTTCACCACATTAACTAAACGAGTTTAATTCAAGAACAAAGCTATTTCTTTTTTTCCTTTCGATATTCGATATAAGAATAGCAAAGCAAATAAAATGAAACAAGAATAATCGGCGCAATAATGAACCATATTGCATACTTACTGAAGAATATCCCTATGAACGCGACAATTCCGGAAAATTTAAACAGCTTTCCGCCGAGCTTGTGAGTCTTGTTCCAGACGCGCTCGCTTGACAAAGTCCATGGCGTCCGGATTCCGACGAACCAGTTCTGCTTCGCGTTCTCTATAAGAATTCCCAGATAATAGAAAAGCGCCCCCAGTGCAGGCACCATTAAACGCAGCATATCGAATCGATAGCCAAGATTCCACGCAATTGTCAGAAGATATAGGTAAAACATAAAGCCCATCAAAAGCGCGATAAATG from the Nanoarchaeota archaeon genome contains:
- a CDS encoding amidohydrolase family protein, giving the protein MKVNDAHYHFGFNGFLGSIGRGRLIVKNSYNSLKKDWDKYDIQNAVLFSMPEPSGYSRYFSELVLALSGYYLYKKLLFSTPIDDSLLANNDYSGINDTISKLNDARIEFVPFVNSKFEISDIERFDNIKGVKFYEPHGAIPDSLLDYLNENELNMVLHLSEENDKNPDKFLEIVENNDEITFQAAHCANGIPKIIDALDEYSNLFVDTSACTHPYYKYYKNIPLEDITKEHTDKVLFGSDEPWTRYAEQIQQIECLDLSRTDVNKILNQNYFRVWG
- a CDS encoding KilA-N domain-containing protein: MDKINVLGTEISYCNFREDDYISLTDMVKNTENGLALIEKWLRNKNTIEFLGIWEDINNPDFNSPEFEGIKSQAGLNRFILSVKQWTEKTNSIGIIAKAGRYGGTYAHKDIAFEFAAWISPKFKLYLIKEFQRLKEEEKKQLGWDIKRNLAKINYAIHTGAIKENLIPKEVTPQQINLIYAMEADVLNVALFGMTAKEWRDDNDGKKGNIRDYANVSQLICLSNLENLNAFFINEGLPQDKRLVKLNQIAIQQMKLLTDDSNVRKMKLKSK
- a CDS encoding DUF1648 domain-containing protein, whose amino-acid sequence is MRKSEMFAVAVILLSFIVGAYFYPSMPDRMASHWNAKGEVNGYMPKFWGLFFVPFLSAGLLLFFTIIPKIDPRRQNIAKFRQYYDAFIALLMGFMFYLYLLTIAWNLGYRFDMLRLMVPALGALFYYLGILIENAKQNWFVGIRTPWTLSSERVWNKTHKLGGKLFKFSGIVAFIGIFFSKYAIWFIIAPIILVSFYLLCYSYIEYRKEKKK
- a CDS encoding Eco57I restriction-modification methylase domain-containing protein, producing MVGNPPYIRIQTLDKKDIDYFSKNYASAIGNYDIYSLFVEKAVNLIKDLGKVGFILPNKFFISNYGQPLRNFIITNKSLKEIVNFKDNQIFLGASTYTCLLFLEKSNNTQIKYSEMNTIEHIHDYLVKIPPLSSFDNGDLKTGMIQEDSLKNNVWNFNVGSNQRIINQLIKIKTNLNQIKENFFQGVATSADSIYLVKLVQDLGDKIKIKSEETGKEHIIEKEFTKRLVKGKDIERYYVNYVNRILIFPYTKTDKGYESLTEEELQKHNGIYSYFKELENKIKDREHKKLSKSKSWFSLTYPRSINLYDLPKILTPNSAFHSSFYFDERDNYYMTCGVAGGFALILNKGHSLDEKYLLGILNSKLMEYLNQNIGTSLQGKYYSYDPKIIGRYPIITPDKKQQQEIISLVNQMLALQKKYHNDKSAGREKELLEQQIKQVDFEIDELVYKIYGITEEERKVVEESLR
- a CDS encoding flavodoxin family protein, whose amino-acid sequence is MKTKKTLIICQSIHHGNTMEIAKVLANELNAEIKKPSEVKNEELDKYDLIGFGSGIYDGKHHISLLDLVDKSSKGVGKKTFIFSTSGAPVAILGDKFLSNYSVKAHAALKDKLESKGYKILGEFIAPGFNTNVFLKYIGGLNKNRPNQKDFERAKEFASKIKGSF